From a single Lentimicrobium sp. L6 genomic region:
- a CDS encoding PKD domain-containing protein: MRRFFVSLLMFMVILSYSQVTMENVLVEIGTATWSSACANEAQIIEQMKADGYQISVINYHLNDPFSNIYANQRAGFYQIQNIPYPIIGGQAIAAGAYEDYVSAFHQSNNTPSSFTITATGEFFEDTLVLELGIFKVAAIESDTISLILALTESEINYEWQGSYILNHVERIMSPNAQGISLDFSESNYLEIEAQFLLEGEWNPENMELVSFIQNDTTKQILQCHSENVTAFAPLPVHAFFQVEDTMICRKDIITFENYSTGDVVNTHWYFEDGNPEESNDINPAVKYEESGVYQVKLVVSNSVSSDTLLLEDYIHVQELPELSFALLPEFCHNHVAYPLIEGQPEEGQYFGLFVDTGYFHPEAAGIGNHFVYFTYQDPVTLCSDTLGQEAFVDLCESVEDFEQEDFQMFITNDDQQVRVSFPFCKNVIVSGFSVFDLKGAMIYQLAKEPKNEEIIQFPIPSYNPCLIFRVHTAKGIQVFKYSLK, from the coding sequence ATGAGAAGATTTTTTGTTTCCCTATTAATGTTTATGGTGATTTTGTCTTATAGTCAGGTGACTATGGAGAATGTACTAGTAGAGATAGGTACGGCCACATGGAGTTCTGCTTGTGCAAATGAGGCTCAGATTATTGAGCAAATGAAAGCTGATGGCTATCAGATTAGTGTCATCAACTATCACTTAAACGACCCCTTCTCTAATATATATGCCAATCAGAGAGCTGGTTTTTATCAGATTCAGAATATTCCATATCCTATAATAGGTGGTCAAGCCATAGCAGCCGGAGCATACGAAGATTACGTTAGTGCCTTCCATCAATCAAATAATACACCATCTTCATTTACAATAACCGCAACAGGTGAGTTTTTTGAGGATACTCTGGTTTTAGAATTAGGTATATTTAAAGTAGCAGCTATTGAAAGTGACACCATTAGTTTGATTTTGGCACTTACCGAATCCGAAATAAACTATGAGTGGCAAGGCAGTTATATTTTGAATCATGTGGAAAGAATCATGTCGCCCAATGCTCAAGGTATATCTTTGGATTTTTCAGAATCAAATTACCTTGAAATAGAAGCACAATTTTTATTAGAGGGGGAGTGGAATCCTGAAAATATGGAATTGGTAAGTTTTATTCAAAATGACACCACCAAGCAAATTTTGCAATGCCATTCTGAAAATGTTACCGCATTTGCTCCTTTACCTGTTCATGCTTTTTTTCAGGTAGAAGATACTATGATTTGTCGTAAAGATATCATCACATTCGAGAACTACAGTACGGGTGATGTTGTGAATACCCATTGGTATTTTGAAGATGGAAATCCTGAGGAGTCGAATGATATTAATCCTGCGGTTAAATATGAAGAATCGGGTGTTTATCAAGTAAAATTGGTGGTGAGTAATTCGGTAAGTTCCGATACTTTGCTCCTTGAGGATTATATTCACGTTCAGGAATTACCAGAACTTTCATTTGCTTTATTACCTGAGTTTTGTCACAATCATGTGGCTTATCCTCTAATCGAAGGACAACCTGAGGAGGGCCAATATTTTGGACTTTTTGTTGATACCGGTTATTTTCATCCTGAAGCAGCTGGAATAGGAAATCATTTTGTCTATTTCACCTATCAAGATCCAGTAACCCTATGTTCTGATACTTTGGGGCAAGAAGCTTTTGTTGATTTATGTGAATCAGTTGAAGATTTTGAACAAGAAGATTTTCAGATGTTCATTACTAATGATGATCAACAAGTCAGGGTGTCTTTCCCTTTTTGCAAAAATGTGATAGTGAGCGGTTTTAGTGTTTTTGATTTGAAAGGAGCAATGATTTATCAATTGGCTAAGGAACCTAAAAATGAGGAAATCATTCAATTTCCCATCCCTTCATACAACCCCTGTTTGATTTTTCGTGTCCATACAGCCAAAGGAATTCAAGTATTTAAATATAGTTTAAAGTAA
- a CDS encoding C25 family cysteine peptidase codes for MKKFLLIAMAVMMGFASFADGSFSVNYSQSSDSERQLSFTLGEYSIENTVINGQNYSKIIFDHSVVTREKGWAELPFLNSSVQISNQKNVSIDVANSEYVDITLDYPLVPSRGTIYRNQDPNTIPYEIDPASVNDSWYPKSIASADEPFILRDVRGTNVKVYPFQYNAANNTLRVYTEITVNVNDNNSRAINPKTRTSVMVLQEMDAMYNSMFVNYADYTREALPIGNFGDILVITTERDEDALQPFIDWKMEKGFNVYKEVVATGTNVKSLIQESYDNNPDIMYVQLSGDWADIKSDLGGGANAPMDPMMGCVEGTDWYPEIAIGRFSGSSPAHITIQVDKAINYEKNPEVGGEWYTHALSLGSNDGSGGDDGEKDWAHTNVIYDNKLEPFSYTTHTTAYDPGANSGMVANAVNDGISIANYCGHGSENSWVTSGFSNSHIASLTNENRLPILFSVACVNGAFHSGECFAEAWLKKENGGAVMALMATINQPWNPPMRGQDYFNDILTGGYDYATNPGNGTSTEEGRTFLGSIVVNGLNLMYAEASQGEDLETVQTWTTFGDCALQPRTMAPAELSLSSETIISGIAFSTTVTSDGTPMPGAMVAISQAADGLYYSAIADENGEVTIEHELLPGDAKLVVTAMNTQTIYETVQIISPEGPYMVIEGFEVNTDDGLVMYDSEISMDVAFKNLGADPATAVTVTITSENDDYCTLLSAATITLGDVDADEMITMEDAFSFAIADNAPDQYMETLTFEINGTAKDMWEDNVSFKINAPALNIVFAEIDDAAGDGNGRLDAGETAILKFNANNNGHAGSPEANMTIATSSPYITINTSAATLGALDAAGTAMAEFEITVADDAPLGELANFSTDLSAGNYSTSNSIMLPLGLVIEDWETGDFTQYEWTFSGNADWTIIEGSDVYEGTYSAKSGTISHNQSSSLEIEVSAASESLVSFYSKVSSEGNYDFLKFFIDNTEMDSWSGTEAWGMHEYTCPAGEHTLKWSYSKDGSASSGSDCAWVDYIVLPGASSSSPLFADFAADQQDVCDGEMVEFSSNSVGAVTTYSWTFEGGEPATSTDENPTVVYATAGVYNVSLTIGDGTNENTMTKEAYITTHNCTGLGDVQAFNMEVYPNPNNGQFTIKLNQSAKVEIISAVGHTVYSNQLIGKEMIDLSSQAEGVYFVKVETETESKVEKVVVRK; via the coding sequence ATGAAGAAATTTTTACTAATTGCTATGGCTGTAATGATGGGCTTTGCCTCATTTGCAGACGGTAGCTTTTCTGTGAATTATTCACAGAGCTCTGATAGTGAAAGACAATTGTCGTTTACACTAGGCGAGTACAGTATTGAAAACACAGTAATTAATGGTCAAAACTATTCTAAAATTATTTTTGACCATAGTGTAGTTACTCGAGAAAAAGGATGGGCTGAACTACCATTTTTAAATAGTTCTGTTCAAATCTCGAATCAAAAGAACGTAAGTATTGATGTCGCTAATAGTGAATATGTAGATATCACATTAGATTATCCTTTGGTACCTTCAAGAGGAACCATCTACAGAAATCAAGATCCTAACACTATTCCTTATGAGATAGATCCAGCTTCTGTAAATGATTCTTGGTATCCAAAATCAATTGCAAGTGCAGATGAACCTTTCATTTTGAGAGATGTTCGTGGTACTAATGTTAAGGTATATCCTTTTCAATATAATGCCGCAAATAATACACTAAGAGTTTATACTGAAATCACAGTAAATGTTAATGATAACAATAGCCGTGCTATCAATCCTAAAACTCGTACTTCAGTTATGGTTCTTCAAGAAATGGATGCCATGTATAATAGTATGTTTGTAAACTATGCAGACTATACTCGTGAAGCACTTCCTATCGGAAACTTTGGTGATATCTTGGTCATTACTACTGAAAGAGATGAGGATGCTTTACAGCCATTTATCGATTGGAAAATGGAAAAAGGATTCAATGTTTATAAAGAAGTTGTTGCTACTGGAACAAATGTAAAGTCATTGATTCAAGAGTCTTACGATAATAATCCTGATATCATGTATGTTCAACTTTCAGGTGATTGGGCTGATATCAAAAGTGATTTAGGTGGTGGTGCCAATGCACCTATGGATCCTATGATGGGTTGTGTGGAAGGAACTGATTGGTATCCTGAAATTGCAATAGGTCGTTTCTCTGGTTCTTCTCCTGCTCATATTACTATTCAAGTTGATAAAGCTATTAACTATGAGAAAAATCCTGAAGTAGGTGGTGAATGGTATACTCATGCTTTATCATTAGGAAGTAATGATGGTAGTGGTGGTGATGATGGTGAAAAAGACTGGGCTCATACAAATGTTATCTATGATAATAAATTAGAGCCTTTTTCATATACTACACATACCACAGCTTACGATCCAGGAGCCAATTCTGGTATGGTAGCTAATGCTGTAAACGATGGTATTAGTATTGCTAACTATTGTGGTCATGGTTCTGAAAATTCTTGGGTAACTTCTGGTTTTAGTAATTCTCATATTGCTTCCTTAACTAATGAAAACAGGTTACCTATTCTTTTCTCAGTAGCTTGTGTTAATGGTGCTTTCCATTCTGGTGAGTGTTTTGCTGAAGCTTGGTTGAAAAAAGAAAATGGTGGTGCTGTAATGGCATTAATGGCTACCATTAACCAGCCATGGAACCCTCCAATGAGAGGACAAGATTATTTCAACGATATTTTAACTGGTGGATATGATTATGCTACAAATCCTGGTAATGGTACAAGTACCGAAGAAGGAAGAACTTTCTTGGGAAGTATTGTTGTTAATGGATTGAACTTGATGTATGCTGAGGCATCTCAAGGAGAGGATCTTGAAACTGTTCAAACATGGACTACTTTTGGTGACTGTGCATTACAGCCTAGAACTATGGCTCCTGCTGAGTTGAGTTTAAGTAGCGAAACTATTATTAGTGGTATTGCTTTTTCAACAACAGTAACTAGTGATGGAACTCCAATGCCAGGTGCAATGGTTGCTATCTCTCAAGCTGCTGATGGTCTTTATTATAGTGCTATTGCTGATGAAAATGGTGAGGTAACTATTGAGCATGAATTACTTCCTGGTGATGCCAAACTAGTAGTTACTGCTATGAATACCCAAACTATTTATGAAACTGTTCAGATTATTTCTCCTGAAGGACCTTATATGGTTATCGAAGGTTTTGAAGTAAATACTGATGATGGTTTAGTCATGTATGATTCTGAAATTTCTATGGATGTTGCATTTAAAAACTTAGGTGCTGATCCTGCAACTGCAGTTACAGTTACCATTACTTCTGAAAATGATGATTATTGTACTTTATTATCAGCTGCTACCATTACTCTAGGTGATGTTGATGCTGATGAGATGATCACTATGGAAGATGCATTCAGCTTTGCTATCGCTGATAATGCTCCTGACCAATATATGGAAACCTTAACTTTCGAAATCAATGGTACTGCTAAAGATATGTGGGAAGATAATGTAAGTTTCAAAATTAATGCTCCTGCTTTAAATATTGTATTTGCTGAGATTGACGATGCAGCTGGTGACGGAAACGGTCGTTTAGATGCTGGTGAAACTGCTATCCTTAAATTCAATGCTAATAACAATGGCCATGCAGGTTCTCCTGAAGCCAATATGACCATTGCTACTTCTAGTCCTTATATCACTATCAATACAAGTGCTGCTACTTTAGGTGCTTTAGATGCTGCTGGAACTGCCATGGCTGAATTCGAAATTACTGTTGCTGATGACGCTCCTCTTGGAGAATTAGCTAATTTCTCAACTGATTTAAGTGCAGGAAATTATTCAACTAGTAATTCTATCATGCTTCCTCTAGGTTTGGTAATTGAAGATTGGGAAACTGGTGATTTCACTCAGTATGAATGGACTTTCTCTGGAAATGCGGATTGGACTATTATTGAAGGTTCTGATGTTTACGAAGGAACATATTCTGCAAAATCAGGAACTATTTCCCATAACCAAAGTTCAAGTTTAGAAATTGAAGTTTCTGCTGCGAGTGAAAGTTTGGTAAGTTTCTATAGTAAGGTAAGCTCTGAAGGAAATTATGACTTCTTAAAGTTCTTCATTGATAATACTGAGATGGATTCTTGGTCTGGTACAGAAGCATGGGGAATGCATGAGTATACTTGTCCTGCTGGAGAACATACCTTAAAATGGTCTTATTCTAAAGATGGTTCTGCATCAAGTGGTAGTGACTGTGCCTGGGTTGACTATATCGTTCTTCCTGGTGCTAGCTCTTCTTCTCCTTTATTCGCCGATTTTGCTGCTGACCAGCAAGATGTTTGTGATGGTGAGATGGTAGAGTTCTCTTCTAATTCTGTTGGAGCTGTAACTACTTATAGCTGGACTTTCGAAGGTGGAGAGCCTGCAACATCAACTGATGAAAACCCAACTGTAGTTTATGCTACTGCTGGAGTATATAATGTAAGCTTAACTATTGGTGATGGTACTAATGAAAATACTATGACAAAAGAAGCCTATATCACCACACATAACTGTACTGGTTTAGGTGATGTACAAGCTTTCAATATGGAAGTATATCCAAATCCTAATAATGGTCAGTTTACTATTAAATTGAACCAATCAGCGAAAGTTGAAATTATCAGCGCTGTTGGACATACCGTTTATTCAAACCAATTGATTGGTAAAGAAATGATTGATTTATCAAGTCAAGCGGAAGGGGTTTACTTTGTAAAAGTAGAAACTGAAACAGAAAGTAAAGTAGAAAAAGTGGTTGTTAGAAAATAA
- a CDS encoding MOSC domain-containing protein, whose protein sequence is MQKFKVISVNVSEKKGTVKKAVDQIQLCDVGVKNDAHSGKWNRMVSLLGTESFDKFSKEAGRTIEYGEFAENITTEGLVLYETLPLDRFVGENVELEVTQIGKKCHGSNCQIFQEVGNCVMPKEGIFVRVLKYGDLKAGDTFKYKQKVIRVGVITLSDRASQGLYKDVSGVEIQKLMTSFFEEKKRPIEFDYQLIPDNAEILTATLQKMVEDKCDIIVTTGGTGIGPKDLTPDVVLPMLDKEIPGIMDLIRMKYGEIHPSALTSRSVAGVIDQSLVYCLPGSPRAVKEYLEEIQKTLMHSIYMIHTLDLHG, encoded by the coding sequence ATGCAAAAATTCAAAGTCATATCTGTAAATGTTTCTGAGAAAAAAGGAACCGTAAAAAAAGCCGTTGATCAAATACAGCTTTGCGATGTTGGAGTTAAAAACGACGCCCATTCTGGAAAATGGAATCGTATGGTGAGCTTATTAGGAACCGAAAGCTTCGATAAATTTTCCAAGGAAGCTGGAAGAACAATAGAATACGGTGAATTTGCTGAAAACATCACTACAGAAGGACTAGTACTTTACGAAACCTTACCATTGGATCGCTTTGTAGGCGAGAATGTAGAGTTGGAAGTCACTCAAATTGGTAAAAAATGCCATGGTAGTAATTGCCAGATTTTTCAAGAAGTAGGTAATTGCGTGATGCCTAAGGAAGGTATTTTTGTAAGAGTTCTGAAATATGGCGATTTAAAAGCCGGAGATACTTTTAAATATAAACAAAAAGTAATCAGAGTTGGTGTGATTACTCTAAGCGATCGTGCTTCTCAAGGACTTTATAAAGATGTAAGTGGCGTAGAAATCCAAAAACTAATGACTTCTTTCTTTGAAGAGAAAAAACGTCCTATAGAATTCGATTATCAACTGATACCTGATAATGCTGAAATACTTACCGCTACCCTTCAAAAAATGGTTGAAGATAAATGCGACATCATTGTCACCACTGGCGGTACTGGAATTGGACCAAAGGATCTAACTCCAGATGTCGTGCTACCTATGCTTGATAAAGAGATTCCTGGTATCATGGATTTAATTCGCATGAAATATGGCGAGATTCATCCTTCTGCCTTAACCAGTCGCTCTGTTGCAGGTGTTATCGACCAAAGCTTAGTTTATTGTTTACCTGGTAGCCCAAGAGCTGTAAAAGAGTATTTAGAAGAAATTCAAAAAACACTAATGCATTCTATCTATATGATTCACACTTTGGACTTACATGGATAA
- the moaC gene encoding cyclic pyranopterin monophosphate synthase MoaC gives MEALSHINDEGKASMVDVGNKPIQKRRAKARGFIKLEEATVELISQNEMKKGDVITVAELAGIQAAKQTPYLIPLCHNLLLSKIEVKCHLREHGVEVFTMVQCQGQTGVEMEALTAASVALLTIYDMCKAVDKNMVLDAVQLIEKTKEN, from the coding sequence ATGGAAGCTTTAAGTCATATCAACGATGAAGGAAAAGCCAGCATGGTAGATGTTGGGAATAAACCTATACAAAAACGTAGAGCCAAAGCTAGAGGGTTTATAAAACTAGAGGAGGCCACAGTAGAACTCATAAGCCAAAATGAAATGAAAAAGGGCGATGTGATAACAGTAGCCGAATTGGCCGGTATACAAGCGGCGAAACAAACTCCTTATCTCATCCCACTTTGTCACAATCTATTGCTCTCAAAAATAGAAGTAAAATGCCATTTACGAGAACATGGAGTAGAAGTATTTACCATGGTACAATGCCAAGGACAAACTGGCGTAGAAATGGAAGCTTTAACAGCTGCTTCGGTGGCATTACTTACCATCTATGACATGTGTAAAGCCGTAGACAAAAACATGGTATTAGACGCTGTACAATTAATCGAAAAAACCAAAGAAAACTAA
- a CDS encoding GTP 3',8-cyclase MoaA: MLDSYKRPITYLRISVTDRCNLRCTYCMPEEGIDWIPHQKILSLEEIAEVARVGASLGIKKIRLTGGEPLVRKGIVSLVKEIAAIDGIEDIAMTTNGILLPEFAQELKKAGLHRVNISLDSLDAEKFKKLSRVGQLEEVLAGIQAAKEAGLEPVKINCVVTPTTTTVDKEDLKSFCNKEGLQLRFIQEMSLEKGEFSVVEGGEGGKCSICNRLRLTAKGDIMPCLFSSSGYNVKELGIENAYNMAVGLKPKSGHSNKVGSFYNIGG; the protein is encoded by the coding sequence ATGTTAGATTCCTATAAACGACCTATCACCTACCTAAGGATTTCGGTGACCGACCGTTGTAATCTTCGATGTACTTATTGTATGCCGGAGGAGGGTATCGATTGGATTCCACATCAAAAAATACTCAGTCTAGAAGAGATTGCTGAAGTGGCCAGAGTTGGAGCCAGTTTAGGCATTAAAAAGATTAGACTTACAGGTGGTGAACCCTTAGTAAGAAAAGGTATTGTGAGTCTGGTGAAAGAAATAGCAGCTATTGATGGTATTGAAGATATCGCTATGACCACCAATGGAATCTTACTTCCAGAATTTGCACAAGAATTAAAAAAAGCCGGACTTCATAGGGTTAATATTAGTTTGGATAGTTTAGATGCTGAGAAATTTAAAAAGCTATCTAGAGTGGGTCAACTAGAAGAAGTATTAGCAGGAATTCAAGCTGCAAAAGAAGCAGGTTTGGAGCCTGTGAAAATAAACTGTGTAGTTACTCCAACTACCACCACCGTTGACAAAGAAGATTTGAAATCTTTCTGTAACAAAGAAGGATTACAATTACGTTTCATTCAAGAAATGTCTCTTGAGAAAGGAGAATTCTCCGTTGTAGAAGGTGGTGAAGGAGGAAAATGCAGTATCTGCAATAGACTAAGATTAACAGCTAAAGGCGATATTATGCCTTGCTTATTTAGTTCTAGTGGATATAATGTTAAAGAATTAGGTATAGAAAATGCTTATAACATGGCTGTTGGTTTAAAACCAAAAAGTGGCCACAGTAATAAAGTAGGTTCATTTTATAATATTGGAGGATAA
- the glp gene encoding gephyrin-like molybdotransferase Glp, whose amino-acid sequence MLKKMTPLGKALEIVLQDAQSVETEEVNIHESLNRYLAIDIKTDTDVPSFSKSAMDGFAMKQEDLFKELEMIEHIPAGIAPQKVVQSGQCSRIMTGAMVPKGADTVIMIEQTETLENGKIKFLKEKSKSNILYQGEDKKKGDVVLQKGIIINPAHIGIMANVGAVKVPVHKTVKVGILATGTELVDPSESITPPQIRNSNSYQIQALCHRLGAETNNIGVVEDSPEAILEKIKSLIPDHDIIVFTGGASFGDFDYSEEVLRELKAEILLEKLAIQPGKPMLYGKLGNKFLFGLSGNPVSSSIQFELLTKPLINKLMGKSQATRIFQLPISNDMDRKVCERDLFLPVVVDENMEVHPLEYHGSAHINAYENAEALACFPIGKKQLKKGDKVDVRFL is encoded by the coding sequence ATGTTAAAAAAGATGACTCCATTAGGTAAAGCTTTGGAAATTGTTCTGCAAGACGCGCAGTCAGTGGAAACCGAAGAAGTGAATATTCACGAATCGCTAAATAGATATTTGGCAATTGATATCAAAACAGATACCGATGTCCCTTCTTTTTCTAAATCTGCCATGGATGGTTTTGCCATGAAACAGGAAGATTTGTTTAAAGAGCTGGAGATGATTGAGCATATTCCTGCTGGTATTGCTCCTCAGAAAGTCGTTCAAAGCGGTCAATGTAGTCGCATTATGACTGGAGCTATGGTTCCAAAAGGTGCAGACACTGTAATCATGATTGAACAAACTGAAACCTTAGAAAATGGAAAGATAAAATTCCTTAAAGAAAAGAGCAAAAGCAATATCTTATACCAAGGTGAAGATAAAAAGAAAGGTGATGTAGTTCTTCAAAAAGGTATCATCATTAATCCAGCACATATTGGCATTATGGCCAATGTGGGAGCGGTAAAAGTTCCTGTTCACAAAACTGTTAAGGTTGGAATATTAGCCACTGGAACAGAATTAGTGGACCCATCAGAATCCATCACTCCTCCTCAAATAAGAAATAGCAACTCCTATCAAATACAAGCACTTTGCCACAGATTAGGAGCAGAAACAAATAATATAGGCGTAGTTGAGGATAGTCCTGAAGCCATATTGGAGAAGATAAAATCATTAATTCCAGATCATGATATCATCGTTTTTACTGGTGGGGCCTCCTTTGGTGACTTCGATTATTCTGAAGAGGTTCTACGAGAGCTTAAAGCAGAAATACTACTCGAAAAACTAGCTATCCAGCCCGGCAAACCTATGCTTTATGGTAAGCTTGGCAATAAGTTCTTATTTGGACTATCTGGTAATCCGGTATCCTCCTCCATTCAATTTGAATTATTGACCAAGCCCTTAATCAATAAATTAATGGGGAAAAGTCAAGCCACAAGAATCTTCCAACTTCCTATCTCTAATGATATGGATAGGAAAGTATGTGAAAGAGATTTGTTCTTACCTGTTGTTGTAGATGAAAACATGGAAGTGCATCCTTTGGAATATCATGGTTCGGCTCATATTAATGCTTACGAGAATGCGGAGGCTTTAGCATGCTTCCCTATTGGAAAAAAACAACTAAAAAAAGGAGATAAAGTCGATGTTAGATTCCTATAA
- a CDS encoding alginate export family protein gives MNRYLNFLVLFVLLISTPLFAQFTINAELRTRAELNHGLMTLPTENSEAVLFVSQRSRLNLNYKNEKFVSYFSIQDVRVWGENDIATKTGIQTSTKGFGISEAWFDWRFTKNWGLKTGRQIWNYDDGRLLSWRNWNQYGLAYDAFLLHLDKDDFQLHLGSSINNTWLSFDKTSFNPNSPFEEPLGYRIKYFNFLWMKFHASKKFSISLSEYIANYLAPNTTSTLYTLATTAVHFDYHTENTKVLANVFYQYGNKSSNQNKSSYMLTISGKHKINAIELGAGFEYISGDGENNAAFDNMYGARSKYNGKMNYYVIPGNTKNGGLIDLNANIKWSINKQHFLYAAFHKFWLETASYTYMVGGDYSYLNKDLGAELDLSYTYKYDKTFNIQAFFGYYFATETTEYVKGVPRGMSTSPYWASIMLTFKPNLLTK, from the coding sequence ATGAATAGATATTTAAATTTCTTAGTGCTGTTCGTATTGTTAATCAGCACTCCCCTTTTTGCTCAATTCACCATCAATGCAGAACTCAGAACTAGAGCTGAATTGAATCATGGACTCATGACTCTTCCCACAGAGAATTCTGAAGCCGTATTATTTGTCTCCCAACGAAGCCGATTGAATTTAAATTATAAAAACGAAAAATTCGTCTCCTATTTTAGCATACAAGATGTAAGAGTCTGGGGAGAGAACGATATAGCCACTAAAACTGGAATACAAACCAGCACTAAAGGATTTGGAATTTCAGAAGCCTGGTTCGATTGGAGATTTACTAAGAATTGGGGCTTAAAAACAGGTCGACAAATATGGAATTATGACGATGGAAGATTATTATCATGGAGAAATTGGAACCAATATGGATTGGCTTATGATGCTTTTCTTTTACACTTAGATAAAGATGATTTTCAGCTCCACCTGGGTTCTTCAATAAATAACACTTGGCTTAGCTTTGACAAAACAAGCTTCAACCCCAATAGCCCATTTGAAGAACCATTAGGATATCGAATCAAGTATTTCAATTTCTTATGGATGAAATTCCATGCTTCCAAGAAATTCTCTATTAGCCTATCAGAATATATTGCTAACTATTTAGCTCCAAATACTACTTCTACTTTATATACCTTGGCTACTACAGCTGTGCATTTCGATTATCATACAGAAAATACCAAGGTTTTAGCAAATGTGTTTTATCAATATGGTAATAAAAGCTCGAATCAAAATAAAAGCTCCTATATGTTAACCATCTCGGGAAAACACAAAATCAATGCAATTGAACTTGGAGCGGGTTTCGAATACATTAGCGGAGATGGAGAAAACAATGCCGCTTTTGATAATATGTATGGAGCACGCTCTAAGTATAATGGTAAGATGAATTATTATGTCATTCCTGGAAACACTAAGAATGGAGGACTCATTGACCTTAACGCCAATATTAAATGGTCTATTAATAAACAACATTTCTTATATGCAGCTTTCCATAAATTTTGGCTCGAAACAGCTTCTTATACATATATGGTTGGAGGAGATTATTCATACCTAAATAAGGATCTAGGTGCTGAACTTGATCTTAGTTACACCTATAAATATGATAAGACCTTTAATATTCAAGCCTTTTTCGGCTATTATTTTGCAACCGAAACTACAGAGTATGTAAAGGGCGTACCAAGAGGTATGAGCACTTCGCCCTATTGGGCTAGTATTATGCTCACTTTCAAACCCAATTTATTAACGAAATAA
- a CDS encoding sulfurtransferase, with protein sequence MKNTIKTFTLVIAFLFAASFSFAQGDIITAKDFSKAIKDKNTVVVSAQTGKNYGVSHIKDAIHVDHKSLYKDGKPEGMLKSPEELAQIFGDLGISNTNTIIIYDGAKDKYAGRVYWILKYLGAENVNLLEKDMNAWRTARVPLTKAPAKAKATTFTANVNTDIIVDMAWVQAHAKDAKVTIVDVRDGEEFAGTSTKNPSPGHITGAINLNWETLVTDQGVLKDKATLESLMKSAGITADKTIVFYCTTSVRAGLPYLVAKTILGFPNVKVYDGAMNEWKETASNPITK encoded by the coding sequence ATGAAAAATACAATCAAAACATTCACGCTAGTTATAGCCTTTTTATTTGCAGCTAGCTTTTCATTTGCTCAAGGTGATATCATCACGGCTAAAGATTTCAGCAAAGCCATAAAAGACAAAAACACGGTTGTAGTTTCTGCACAAACGGGCAAGAACTATGGTGTTTCTCACATTAAAGATGCTATTCATGTAGACCACAAAAGCCTATACAAAGATGGTAAACCTGAAGGCATGCTTAAATCACCTGAGGAGCTTGCTCAAATTTTTGGTGACTTAGGAATTTCAAATACCAATACTATCATTATTTATGATGGTGCAAAAGACAAATATGCTGGACGAGTATATTGGATACTAAAGTATTTAGGTGCTGAAAATGTAAATCTTCTTGAGAAAGACATGAATGCCTGGAGAACAGCTAGAGTACCTTTAACTAAAGCCCCCGCAAAAGCTAAAGCTACAACTTTTACTGCTAATGTAAACACTGATATTATTGTGGATATGGCTTGGGTACAAGCTCACGCTAAAGATGCCAAGGTAACTATTGTTGATGTTAGAGATGGTGAAGAATTTGCTGGCACTTCTACTAAAAATCCTAGTCCTGGTCATATCACTGGCGCTATTAATTTAAATTGGGAAACTTTAGTTACTGACCAAGGTGTATTAAAAGATAAAGCTACTCTAGAATCTCTAATGAAGTCTGCTGGTATCACTGCTGACAAAACTATTGTTTTCTACTGTACTACTTCTGTTAGAGCTGGACTTCCTTACTTAGTTGCCAAAACAATTTTAGGTTTTCCTAATGTAAAAGTATATGATGGTGCTATGAACGAATGGAAAGAGACTGCATCGAACCCTATAACGAAATAA